Within Vidua chalybeata isolate OUT-0048 chromosome 26, bVidCha1 merged haplotype, whole genome shotgun sequence, the genomic segment cctgcagctgtttgTGGCAGTGGGAAGTGGCTGAGTCCCGtccaagtgctgctgcctcGTGGCAGCCTGGGAGCTTTGCTCTTGGCCCTTTGGTGCTCTCAGACTGgggctccagcactgctctgaaATGCCGAGATTGTGGCTTTCAGGTGGAACATCTGCCTGGATCATGGGTCCGGATGTGGCATCTGGTTCAGTTTCTGCAGCCTGATGGGCAGGTCTGCCTGTGAGCCACTTGGCACCGGGCgctgcaggggctgcccaggtAACTGCTTCCTGTGCCATGCCGCTGCAGCACTGTCCTCCTCAGAGCTGGAAGCACggctctggcaggagctgggctggggcagcagctgctgctgtttccggaggggctggtgcagcccccccgcccccgggcCATGGCGCAATAGGAAGTGGTGGCTGAGCTCACCATCCAGGCAGGGCAATCCCTGCGGGACTGGTGGGCTTTCACTCTGGCCTGGCTTGTGCTTTTGTTGGGTTTCTCCCCgagcagcagcaccactcaTGCAGCAGGAGTGGCCTCCAGGACTGAGTGGAaggctggagccctgcagctgttggagcagagggagcattCCCTGAGCTACAGCAGCTGAGAACTGGCCACAAAGGGCTGAAGCCCCTGTGGAATgggggctctgctgtgctgccccaCACACAACCCTGGCCCACGGCTCACAGTCCAGCCCTTGGACTGCAGCATCACAGAGGCTCTGTCACATCAGCCAGGTCTGACTCCAGGGCTGTAGGAATCTGTTGTCTGCAGGACTTTGCATGGCCACTGGCTCTCTCCTTTTGTGTTCACTCGTTGCTCCATTGAAAGCAGGTTTGCTTCATGTGGACTTCTCTGAGGATTGCAGCAGCGGGTTGTAGTTCAAGGTTAATCTCCTgtggaggctgctcctgcctttggGGCTGTTCAGTGCTGTGAAGTACCAAAAACCTCTCTAACTCCCATGTCTGTGCCAATGTCTGTCCCCTCCTGGTGTCTCAGCCCACAGAGGATGtttccactttcttttttcacatctagagaaatggggaaagagTCCCTCAGGGGAGGAGACCACGTAGTGATGCTGCATCACTCAGCGCAGGGACCTTTGGGAAAAGCCAACCACTTTCTGCAGGGAAGTGACTGCTGGTGTCACGCAGAGCTGTGCCTTTatttgccagcacagctggagtcCCCTTGTTAGTGTCAGTTTGATTTTCATTGATTCAAGTCGTGAACTTGAAAATTGCTCCTTCCTTGTTTCTGTAGCTTCCTGGCAGTCTCCGCCTTCCTCACTTACTGTAAGCTCCACAGCCACTTGCCTGCCTCCCAGCAGGGCCGACCAGGGGTGCCTTCGAGAACAAATTAAAGCCTCATTCCTACCTGTTGCCAGTGACCAGCCTGCCCGTGCCAGCTGTCCTGGAGCAGTGTGCCCTGGGCTCATTCCCTGGCGGTCTCTGGTTCAGGCCAGAGAACCCTTTTTAGGGCATTGCAGTAGTCACAGGGtcctggcaggagggagccAGTAGCCAACTCTGAGCCACCTGTGTTGCCATCCCTCAGGTCTCTGGAGCTGGCCAGGATGGCGCAGTGGAACCAGCTACAGCAGCTCGACACGCGGtacctggagcagctccaccagcttTACAGCGACAGCTTCCCCATGGAGCTTCGGCAGTTCCTGGCCCCGTGGATTGAAAGCCAGGACTGGTAAGGCCTTTTGAAATGCCAGTGAGGGGACTTTGCTCATAACACCCATCTGCAGGGGCTCAAgtgggctggaggagctctgtcactttccctgGGCCCCTGGTGATGGGACTGGCCTCTCTCTCTGGGGCTCATGTGGCATCAAGGGAAGCAGGACTGTGCATGGAGTAGCACTCTGTGCACTGTGTTAGATCCTAGGCCAGGAGCAGAGGTAGCTCTGAGGCAGGGGGATGTCCCCATCCAGGGCTGGCTAACATTGACCTCTATTGTAAAAGGGGCTGACACAGTGATTGCTGGATCCTGTCCATGAGCATGTGGGACATGCTCACAGACATCAGGTGCTGGTGTGCACTGTCTGCCTGGTCTACTTGACCAGATGGTGATTAGTCACAAGCTGGACTCAatcttagagatcttttccttcctaaatgattctgtaagTTACACAGGGGATGGTGGGTGTGAGCAGAGCCCCCCTGCATggtcccctgctctgccccttgCCCCATGCCAGGCACTCAGGACTCTCCCTCCACTGAACAGGGCATACGCTGCCAGCAAGGAGTCGCACGCCACACTGGTGTTCCACAACCTGCTGGGGGAGATCGACCAGCAGTACAGCCGCTTTCTGCAGGAGTCCAACGTCCTGTACCAGCACAACCTGCGCCGCATCAAGCAGTTCCTGCAGGTGAGCTGGGAAGTGCCACCATGGTGGGGGAGCTGGTGAGAGTCCGAGCGATTCCTTGGCACAGCTCACCATCCACAGCCCTCAAGGATGTGGAGATCCTAGGGGTTGCCTTGTGTTGCTGACCGTGGGGTGTTTGACTCTTTACAGAGCAGATATTTGGAGAAGCCAATGGAGATAGCCCGCATTGTGGCTCGCTGCCTCTGGGAAGAGTCTCGGCTCCTCCAGACCGCTGCCACCGCAGCCCAGGTCAGTGGCCAGGTATCCCAGGGCCTCCATCCTGATTCCTGACAGCCAGGATGCAGCCTGGGTGTTCCGGGCGGGTGTGGTGAGCTGGGTGTCTCTGTCTTTCATCTCCTTGACCGTGTGACACCCTGGAACTGATGCTGAAGTGAGCAGCCATCTGCCACTGTGTGTTAGGGGTGGGCTGAGGACCCAGCAGAGCCTCctcaggctggaagggagcatCCCCAGGTTACAGCCCTGTCCTTACACCCTTCTTGTCCCCTCTGCAGCAAGGGGGACAGGCAACACATCCAACAGCAGCTGTGGTGACAGAGAAGCAACAGatgctggagcagcacctgcaggatgTCAGGAAGAGGGTGCAGGTATGTGTCTGCCTGGGCACCTTTGGCTCGCCCCACCAAGGTTTTTGAGTGCTGTGAATGAAATCACATTTCTTGCCCTGAAGGATCTGGAGCAGAAGATGAAAGTGGTGGAGAATCTCCAGGATGACTTTGATTTTAACTACAAGACTTTGAAAAGCCAAGGAGGTAATGACAGTTCATTAGCATCTGCAAACCACAGTGTGTTCCTGCAAGGAAACTTGCTGGAGAGGTGTTCCAACCTCTCAGAGGGGATGTGCTCATTCTCAGGGCATTTCCATGGCAATTGGTTAAACCTGGTCTTCTGTTTCTGCCAGGGATGCTACTGTTGAGGGAGCTGAACTGAGCTTTGCTGTAAGCACAGCAGTGTGATGGGGAGGGATTTGCCTCTGTGGATGCAGGAGAGCCACAGAGGTGCTTGGAGGCTGTGCCAGATTCCTGCTTGGCTGTAGGGCGCCTGCACTTTTCTGTGAAAGTGTTGTGTTGTTGTGGCACTTGAGAAGGTGGGAAGAGTCCCTGTGTGTGGCTGAAGCTTCTCACCTCTGCACAGACATGCAGGACCTGAATGGGAACAACCAGTCAGTGACCCGGCAGAAgatgcagcagctggagcaaatgcTGACAGCGCTGGACCAGATGCGCAGGGTAAGTGGGGCAGCTGGCTCTCCAGATTCACTCAGGTGCAGATCCCCCTTCTTCAGGGTCGGAGTTTGGTAGTTCCTGCATGGCCAGAACCAGGACCAGTGCAGCAAGCACAGCCCTGAGTGACTTCTTCCTTGCCTGTGAATGTGAAACTTGTGGGTCCGTGGGGGAAGTCACAGGGTGCTGAAGgttctgctttctctcttgGCAGGGCATAGTGAGTGagctggctgggctgctgtcaGCCATGGAGTATGTGCAGAAGATGCTGGCAGATGAGGAACTGGCAGACTGGAAGAGGCGGCAGCAGATTGCCTGCATTGGTGGCCCACCCAATATCTGCCTGGACCGGCTCGAGAACTGGTGAGAGCTGCCTGGGACTGTGTCAGTGCTCAGAGCAGTGGCATTCATACACCTGCTGTGGAAATGAGCTCTTGGTGTCTGGAAATGTCCTTGTAAAATGGTTTCTGATGCTTACACATGTGAATGTAGCCTGCAGCTTAGACTGAGCCAGGATGGTGGGCACTGTGCTGGAAAggtgtcccactgtccccagttCCATGCCTGGGGGATTCTGAGGCTGCTGGAAAGTTTCTGGCCCTGGAGTCACCTGGGCACATCAGGTTTTGTTTGTAATGCATGGCCTAGAAAAATGCTCTGGGCTTGGAGCCACAGACACAGTTCTTGACTGGTTTGGCATGGAGAATGTGTTCTTGCATGGGAagaggagggctctgcaggctggACAGTGCAGGCTTGGCAGCCAGAGCTAATGCTGGTTCTCCCTGCTCCCCTAGGATAACCTCCCTCGCTGAATCGCAGCTACAGACCCGACAGCAGATCAAGAAGTTGGAAGAACTGCAGCAAAAAGTATCCTATAAGGGTGACCCCATCGTCCAGCACCGGCCCATGTTGGAGGAGCGGATTGTGGAGCTGTTCAGGAACCTGATGAAAAGGTGCTGAAGGCAGGCGGGAGCTGCAGGCAATCCCAGTAATGGCTGTGGGTGGAGGGTGGGCAGTGAGGTCTGACTGTGGTCTCTGTGCTCTTCCTGCAGTGCTTTTGTTGTGGAGAGGCAGCCCTGCATGCCCATGCACCCCGACCGGCCCCTTGTCATCAAGACAGGTGTGCAGTTCACCACCAAAGTCAGGTGGGTCAcctcctgtgcaggtgagggaggggagctgagcagggagggcagccTGGGATCACTCTCTGAAGATGCAGCCCCCAGCTTATCTGGGGAACACTGGTGCTGGGAATGGATGGATACCAGCAGGATAGATCCCAGAGGGATGATCCCAGTGGGCTGGAGTGCTGCCCACATGACtcagtgcagggctggctggggatCTGCCATGTTCCTGGAGGCAGCCGGGTTCTGGTAAATCCCGCTGTGGGGGTGGGAAGCATCAGCACATCCCtggccagctgctgctcagcctgggccATGTTCCCTGCCAGCCTCCATGGAGGGAGGCTGCTCTGACAccaggctctgcctggagcttcCTTGCCCTTTCCCAGCTATGCCTCCCTGGCAGCCTCTGGCCCAGGGTAGTGTGGAGGGTGTTTGTTCAGAGCCTGGCATGGGCTGTCAGCAGCCCAAATGAGCTCCTTGGGATGCTCAGGGGAGTACCAGCACTTCCCTGGTTCTGGGGACAGGTGCCAGGACTAACATGTACCAGGCCCATGTGGAGGTGTGCCCAGGGCCACCAGAGGAGCTGGTCCATACTGCTGGCTGTGTGGAACAGGAGCAGTTTCTGTGCATGTTCATGCTCTGTGTCTGCTGATTCTTGCAGGTTGTTGGTCAAGTTTCCAGAGCTGAACTATCAGCTGAAAATCAAAGTCTGCATTGACAAGTGAGTCCCGTGCTTCTCTTCCAGTGGCACTTGGTGGGCTTACTGCTGCCCCTGGATTGGGCTCGATCTCCACAACAAGGGCCAGTGTGGCCCCCAGTTGAAAGGGAGGGTGCAGGGTGGTGCTGAGTCCTGAGGGTTCACCCCCATGTAGGGGGAAGGCCTGTGGGGCTCATGGGACTTGTGCTGGGATGCAGCTAGCACTGCACACCAGCTTGTCTGCATCAGGGTAGGAAGGCCACTGCCATGACCTGGTGTCTCTTTCCCGTTTTCTAGGGACTCTGGGGATGTTGCAGCACTTCGGGGGTAAGTACACTGTTTGCTTTGCTCCTTATTtcatgtttctgcttttcttcctggcCAACATCCTACCCCGCATTCACTGCAAGACTGCCCTGTCAGCCACACTCTTTCCTCTTCCCAGGTCCCGGAAGTTTAATATCCTGGGGACCAACACCAAGGTCATGAACATGGAGGAGTCGAACAACGGCAGCCTCTCAGCAGAGTTCAAACACCTGGTGGGTACCATgagctcctgggctgctcctgtaCAGCCACGTGTCattgtggtgctgctgcagcctgtcccTCTCTCTGCAGACCCTGCGGGAGCAGCGGTGTGGGAATGGAGGCCGGGCCAACTGTGATGTGAGTGTCAGGGGCCCTGGGTGGGTGACTGGCCACTGACAggggcagctgagctggggggGGATGCAGGAGCCCTACCTTGAGGCAGGGGGTCCACCGGCACCAACTGGCACGTTGGCAGCTTTCcaggccagccccagcagccatgCTGGGTCTGGTGGTCGTGTGTTGGGCTGAGGGTGGGTGTCTTGTGCTCATGGTGTCCCCTTCTGCCCAGGCCTCGCTGATAGTCACCGAGGAGCTGCACCTCATCACTTTTGAGACAGAGGTGTATCACCAGGGGCTGAAGATCGACCTGGAGGTGAGGCACAGGTCACTGCCTTCCACTGCCGCGGGCCTGGGTAGAGCCCTGGGAGTTGTTCCAAATGATGGTGACATCCTCTCTTTGCAGACCCACTCGCTGCCTGTGGTGGTCATCTCCAACATCTGTCAGATGCCCAATGCCTGGGCGTCCATCCTGTGGTACAACATGCTGACCAACAACCCCAAGGTAGGGCTGGTGTGGGAAGGCAGCACGGCAGGTGTCAGGATGGGGGTGTCACGGTGagagagggaaactgaggccaAGGAGCGAGGCTGAGGCAGtacctggccctgctcctgtcccatgTCCTACTCAGGGCTGTGTGTTCCCTTGTGCAGAACGTGAACTTCTTCACCAAGCCACCCATTGGGACCTGGGACCAGGTGGCAGAGGTGCTGAGCTGGCAGTTCTCCTCCACCACAAAGCGCGGTCTCAGCATCGAGCAGCTGACCACGCTGGCAGAAAAACTGCTGGGTAAGTGTGGGGTGACGTGGTAGGGTGTCCTGCCCATCCCTGTTGTCCCCTGGTGTGATTCCCCACCTGTACATGTCATCCAAGAGTGAGGTCCTGTGTTTGGCCTGGGAGCTTTTGGCCTGAGTAATTTTCAGGTGCTTGGTTTTCTCCCAGATGGCACAAACCCTGGAGATGGTGTCTTTGGAAGGACAGCTCTATTTAAATGGTTgtgttcttttttctcttctaggACCAGGTGTGAATTACTCTGGCTGTCAGATCACCTGGGCCAAGTTCTGCAAGGTagaatttcctttcttccctgagCACGTTCCATTGGCTGTTCCCTTCTTCCAAGCTGTGCTAGCAgcctctctgccttttcctcaggAGAACATGGCTGGCAAAGGCTTCTCTTTCTGGGTCTGGCTGGACAACATCATTGACTTGGTGAAGAAGTACATCCTGGCGCTGTGGAACGAAGGGTGAGTGCCAGCCCAGAGCCGGAGGTTAGGCTGGGCCTTGGAAGGGGTCCCACGGGTTCCACCCTGATGGCGTGAGGTGCCTTGTCCATGTGCAGGTGTGCTGTCCTGGGATACTTTTTGCTGGTTCAGAGTGAAAACTCACCTGGGAATCCATAAAATGTCAGTGGCCAGGCTGTGTTCTGTTGttgagcagagctggcaggactTACATCCTGGAGGacctgctcctgtgccctgaCCCATATTTGTTGTTCTTGCTTCCTCCTGCCCAGGTACATCATGGGCTTCATCAGCAAGGAGCGGGAGCGAGCCATCCTGAGCACCAAGCCCCCAGGGACCTTTCTGCTGCGCTTCAGTGAGagcagcaaggaaggaggcatCACCTTCACATGGGTGGAGAAGGACATCAGTGGTACGAGCTCCACCCTTGCTACCCTGGTAGCCTGGAATGCCTGCTTGGCATTCCAGGTTCCGGAGGGGTCTTGGATGCCCTGATAAGCACTTGTCCTTCGTCCTTGTCCCAACAAGCTGTCTTCATGGGTTAACCTCTGAGCCTGGCCGCCCTTAGCTGGTCTTTGCCTTCTGGGTGTCTGTGCCCATGTGCTGCCCATGGGGCAGTTTTCTATGGCACTGAACACAGTCAGGTCCCAGTCCTGCCCCGTGGTCTGCTGTGTGCCTGGTAGGGCTAAACACAGCCCCAGGCCCATCTTGTCCCTACTGCTCTGGGGGTGTCTGAAGGCAGCCCTGCCTTTGTTCTGTGCCAAAAATCTTCTTCCTTGTACAGGAAAGACACAGATCCAGTCAGTGGAGCCCTAcaccaagcagcagctgaacaacATGTCGTTTGCGGAGATCATCATGGGCTACAAAATCATGGATGCCACCAACATCCTGGTGTCCCCACTGGTATACCTGTACCCAGACATCCCCAAGGAGGAGGCGTTTGGAAAGTACTGCCGCTCCGAGAGCCAGGAACACTCGGAAGCAACGGACTCAGGTAGTTGTTGACTTTCTGTGGCTCCTTTGTCACATGGAGGCTCTGGGGATAGCACTGTCTGTCACCAGCCAGGaccctgtgccatccctggagggCACAGCCACAGTGTGGGACCAGCCATGGGGTCCCATTGAGTATGGGCAGAGGGTGGACACTGCCTGTGTtctggggagcagagagaaagattCATCCTTGGGTGGCTGATGACAAAGCTTCTCCCTCCTTGCAGGTGCTGCTCCATACCTGAAGACCAAGTTCATCTGTGTCACCCCGTGAGTGTTCCTGGGGATTGTCTGCAGTGCTTGGGGGAAGTTTGTGTGCTCAGCCTTGTTTGAGGGAGAggtttccttcctttctttccaccTCTCTCTGAGCTTTGCTTGGTTACTGTGGGGTTCCCAGCCTGGGGTGACAGTGGGGGCTGAGCTAGGCTCCGGCTGCTGCCCAAACCACAGCCCTCTTCTTCCCCTCCGGGGCCCCTTTCCTTTGGAGAGCTCTGGGGGCCGCTGGGCCATGCCCAGGGGCCCCTCAGCGGGTAGAGGGGGTGTTACATAGCTCTGGTCAGGCCCTGACTCCGGAGGTTTCTGTGCTTCTTCTCCCTCGGACAGCACCTCCTTCAGCAACACCATCGACCTGCCCATGTCCCCGCGCACCCTGGACTCGCTCATGCAGTTCGGCAACAGCAGCGAGGGCGCAGAGAGCAACGCGGGTGGGCAGTTCGGTGAGTCAGGGGGGGCTCCAGGGGGCCCTGGCTGCCACCCCGCACGGGCCCCGTAACCCTGGCTGTGTCTGCCCGCAGAGTCGCTGACCTTCGACATGGAGCTGACCCCAGAGTGTGCGTCCTCGCCCATGTGAGGGGCTGCGCCGGCGCGCGGGGCCCTCCCTGGGCTCAGCCTTCCCACCTCCAGAGCACTCCCCCGGATTTGTCCCACTCGGCTGCAGCTGCTCCGGGCCTGCCCTCAGGAACAGCTGGGGGCCAGGGTCCCTGAATGGGTTCAGGTCCTCACCTGACCCAACAGCGCAGCCCTTCTCTGGGGTGGTGCCGCTCATCTCTGGGGGAGGGGGATGAacctttttctatttccttccaTAACagttttctattatttttgcTCATTCAAGTGCCTATTTGCCTCCGATTGCAGCCACAGTTCCCACAAACGCTTCCACAGCCCCGGTCCcgctgctggaagctgctgcccTGACTGCCTGCACCCAAACCCACAAGACCCTACAAGTCTGGAATTGCAGAGGGGATTGGCCACGTGGCAGggtctgccctgctgctcccagcacctcctaGAGCTTGCAGGGTGCTGGGGTGAGTCCCCTCTCTGCGCCTGCCTGGCCCTGGTTTTGGCCAGGATGACCAGTACAGGGCTtggagctgcaggtggatgTATCCAGGTGCTCCCACCCTTGACTCTGAAGGCGCCCCTGCTGGACTCAGCTTAGGTTTGCTGGGATTCCAGCGGTTCAGGAGCTGCTTGTGCTTATCCCCATCTTCCTGCTTTGGGCACAGTGGTCATTTTGGGATGGCTGGTATCCCTGGGGTAGGGCAGTGCTGCTACCCAGTAATAGCACCTGTGTGTGAACAGCATTTGCAGCTGTGGCCCATTCTGGGAGCTGGGTGAAGCCACAGGGGCTGTCCTGTTTCCCTGtggccaggctggtgctgggagctcGGTCTTGCTTCCAGCACTGTGCTGAGTTAGACCAGTTGGACCCTGGGGAATTGGGGGAACCAGCATGGCTGACAGTGGGGCACCTGGCCTGTCCCCTTCTCTCTGGGTTATGAGGGGCCAGGCATGGGGTCTGCAGCTTCTCGGGGGCTTCATGTGGCTGTTCTGTTGGAGGTTGGCCCTCACAGTTAAGGTGGGAAGGGGCAAGAGTTGAAGAGAGCAGGTGGATGTGAGGAGAGGAACATGCTGTGGGGAAGTGCAGGACAGTGACAGGGGTGTTGTGAAGGGCAGGTGTCCTGACTTTTGGGGGGTTGGTGGTTGTGGTCCTGCATTTAACAGAATTGGGGGAGCCCTCCTGCCCTTTCGATGCAGTGGGCAAACGGACACAGATGAGCagtggaggggtgggggaggcagTGGGAGAGCTGCTCCCCCTGAGTTGCATCACAGCTGGTAGGCAGGGAACCAGAGGGCAGGGGGGAAGATCCCCCTGGCTGTGGGGTCTGGGCAAGCCCCTCCAAGCTGTGTGGGAGCAGGATGGGGGGTCCGTGGCTGGCCCGGGGGATGCTCAGGGGCGATGAGGGCCCTTTGCCCCTCTGCTCGCTCACCATAGCTGCCTCCAGCCGCAGTCCCTGGCAGCATTCaatactgtaaaaaaatttattttttgtatattttattgcTGTATCTACAGGCTTTAACTTTCTCCAAAATAAAGGCCCTGAAGCGACGTGCTCTGGGGTGTGAGCTTGGCTCTGCCTGCGGCACCCGCCTGACCCTGCTCTGGGAACTGGGGCCTCTGTCAGCGCAATTCAGCCCCGGTGCCGCAGCTGCGGTTTGCTCGTGCGAACTGGCTCCAGCACCTGCCCGGCACGCGTGGGCAGCTGCCCCTTATCGGGGCCTGCGGGGCCCTTCCCCGGGCATGCGGGGGGCAGTCGCCGTGTCCCAGCCCACGGTTGCTCTCTCTGCCCCAGAGACGCGCCTGGGTCTCCTCCACTTGTGTAAAGGAAATGCCTGTGCCCGCGTGGGAGGACACGGCTGCATTGGggccctgctctggctgctctcagcCCGGGCTGTCTGGGGTTGCACTGGGGCCCCTGTGACTGCTTCTGCCCTGGGGTCGATGGactgggctggagctggggctgggggcagcaggtCCCAGGCTCTGCAAGGCATGGCTGGATTGGGTGTATGAGTCTGGGGGCACTGGCTGGTGACAGTGACATGCTTTGCACACCCTAGCCTTCTGCAATACCATGGAGAACAAGATCATTCCGGGGTTTGTGCTCTGATGAGGCCTAGAGGGAGAGATTATTTCTCTGTCAGAGCAGGATTAGGGGGATTGTTCGTGCAGGTCATGTGGAACTGGCTGTGCTGCATCATTTGAAGCGCTGGTGGTGCACTGGAGCCTTCTCTGCCCTCTGTGTGCCCTGGAGCATCCTGCTCAGGTCTGAGCTGACCGTGTCCCTGCTTCAAGAACCAGCCTCACTCCAGGACCCCTCCATTTCACTGTCAAACCAAACCAGGGCTCTGCCCAGACCCCACCATCCCATTCCTGCTATTAAGGCAGCTGTGTTGGATCATTGTCTGTCTCAGTGGTgcagcccagggtgctgcaggTGGGGGGCAGTTCACAAAGGAACGAGGCCCAGCCCATCAGCAGGGacccccttctcctgccctggcagctgcaggatggAGTTGAGAACCCAGGACTAAGGAATTTTCTTACTCATCTGCAACCCTTGGGGTTGCCAGAACCATGTGGTGTCAGGAACACGGTGCTTCATTCCCTATTCCTGCAGATCAGGGGTTCCTTATCTCCCTGGGCCCACTGCATCCCAGTTGGCACCTGCCCCCTCAGCCAGAGGCCAGCCCTGAGTGGTGGGGTCAAGGGGCCACTGCTCCTAACTCTGAGTTCCTGCTGTGGGtagcagcaggctgggagctcctggagcctgatgggcagcaggagaaagTGCCCAGGGAaggtccctgtgctgggctggagaaaaccctgcagcaccagcagcaagTGGGGCAAGGGACTCTTGCCAACATCCTGTCCCCCTCCTTCTGTCCCAGTCAGCCCCGCGGGGCTGCAGCCCTTGctttctgcctgtgctggggcatAAGGTTGTTTGTGGCTCCAAAAGGAGGTCACGGGGTGGCTTTGCTCCTTGCCCAGGGCCGCAGCACAGTGGGGAGGAGTGGGGACAGTGTCTGAGCCAAGCGTGCAAACGGATTAGGGGTTTCCAAATGCAGATAATCCGCTTGGGATGTGGACACTTGCGTGACGGGTGCAGGGCGGCCCCATGGGGATGGGCAGCcacctgccagggcagccctggaCCAGGGGCAGTCCAGAGCAGGCGCTCATGTAGGGTCCCACAGGTACCTGGGGTGTCTGAGCTGTGCAATATTAACAGGTCCTTGGGAATAAGGCAGCAGACAGGGATTAGAGAGGCCACAGCTTATCCCAGGGCCAAGCAACTGAatgagcagggctgcagtgagGGATGGGAGGCAGAGACCCCTGGGACTCAGTTGCCACCTGTCCAAGGACCTGTCTGAGGCTCGCCTCTGCCCTCCCAGGTGCTGGGTAGGATCTTCCCACAGCAACACatgtggagctgcagagcacatGCCACTGCTGCCCAAGCCAAGAGCCATCCCAATCCCTGCTTCCAGTACTCAGAACACAACAGTCAAATAAATATTGCATCACACTCAGATAAATACACAGCAGAGAAGAACCAAGCAGTGGTGGCTTCTACTGCCACACGTGGCAGAGGTCAGacccagagctccagcacagTGTGATCTCCAAAAACACCACCTCCTGCCTGTTTCCCTACAGGTGTCCCATCCTGGCTCAGAATGCAGCATCTGGCTGTGGTGGCACCAGCACCAAGGGCTCTGCTCACCCCGACATGGGGTGAAGGGCCCTGGCCCTGGTGCAGCCGCTGGACTGGGCTGACCTGTGGCTGCACGTTTGTGGCAGGAGTGGCTGGGACTGAGCGGTTACTGTGGCAACTGAGCTCTgcaagggagagcagggacGCAGGGAGAGGACAGGGATGCGTGGGGATGTGCAGAGATGTCGGGATGCACCAGCGTGGGGTGGGGGCCAAGGGTCAAGTGCTCTGCGTGTGCTCCTGATGCCCCCAGCCAGCCCCGGCACTGGGGTGGGCATGAAGTGATTGTGCCCTTggtcccagctgggctgtgggtgctgcagggccCCCCGTGCCCCCTCAGGTGCAGAGATACTCACTGAGCTGATGGGGGGTTCTGGTGCCCTCTGCAGACCCAGTCGGGCTCTCGCTGTCCTGTCTTGGCTGTTTCAGTAGCAGAAACTGGATGTTCTTTCCTAGCTGGAGGAACTATGGAGGAAACAATGAGTCTTTGCCCAAGCAATGGCACTGCTTGGCTGCTGAGGCCAAATGTTTGCTGGGTTGTTCCCAGCCATATCCGAGTGGCTGGAAG encodes:
- the STAT3 gene encoding signal transducer and activator of transcription 3 isoform X2, with product MRNSRLWSLELARMAQWNQLQQLDTRYLEQLHQLYSDSFPMELRQFLAPWIESQDWAYAASKESHATLVFHNLLGEIDQQYSRFLQESNVLYQHNLRRIKQFLQSRYLEKPMEIARIVARCLWEESRLLQTAATAAQQGGQATHPTAAVVTEKQQMLEQHLQDVRKRVQDLEQKMKVVENLQDDFDFNYKTLKSQGDMQDLNGNNQSVTRQKMQQLEQMLTALDQMRRGIVSELAGLLSAMEYVQKMLADEELADWKRRQQIACIGGPPNICLDRLENWITSLAESQLQTRQQIKKLEELQQKVSYKGDPIVQHRPMLEERIVELFRNLMKSAFVVERQPCMPMHPDRPLVIKTGVQFTTKVRLLVKFPELNYQLKIKVCIDKDSGDVAALRGSRKFNILGTNTKVMNMEESNNGSLSAEFKHLTLREQRCGNGGRANCDASLIVTEELHLITFETEVYHQGLKIDLETHSLPVVVISNICQMPNAWASILWYNMLTNNPKNVNFFTKPPIGTWDQVAEVLSWQFSSTTKRGLSIEQLTTLAEKLLGPGVNYSGCQITWAKFCKENMAGKGFSFWVWLDNIIDLVKKYILALWNEGYIMGFISKERERAILSTKPPGTFLLRFSESSKEGGITFTWVEKDISGKTQIQSVEPYTKQQLNNMSFAEIIMGYKIMDATNILVSPLVYLYPDIPKEEAFGKYCRSESQEHSEATDSGAAPYLKTKFICVTPTSFSNTIDLPMSPRTLDSLMQFGNSSEGAESNAGGQFESLTFDMELTPECASSPM
- the STAT3 gene encoding signal transducer and activator of transcription 3 isoform X1 — protein: MRNSRLWSLELARMAQWNQLQQLDTRYLEQLHQLYSDSFPMELRQFLAPWIESQDWAYAASKESHATLVFHNLLGEIDQQYSRFLQESNVLYQHNLRRIKQFLQSRYLEKPMEIARIVARCLWEESRLLQTAATAAQQGGQATHPTAAVVTEKQQMLEQHLQDVRKRVQDLEQKMKVVENLQDDFDFNYKTLKSQGDMQDLNGNNQSVTRQKMQQLEQMLTALDQMRRGIVSELAGLLSAMEYVQKMLADEELADWKRRQQIACIGGPPNICLDRLENWITSLAESQLQTRQQIKKLEELQQKVSYKGDPIVQHRPMLEERIVELFRNLMKSAFVVERQPCMPMHPDRPLVIKTGVQFTTKVRLLVKFPELNYQLKIKVCIDKDSGDVAALRGSRKFNILGTNTKVMNMEESNNGSLSAEFKHLTLREQRCGNGGRANCDASLIVTEELHLITFETEVYHQGLKIDLETHSLPVVVISNICQMPNAWASILWYNMLTNNPKNVNFFTKPPIGTWDQVAEVLSWQFSSTTKRGLSIEQLTTLAEKLLGPGVNYSGCQITWAKFCKENMAGKGFSFWVWLDNIIDLVKKYILALWNEGYIMGFISKERERAILSTKPPGTFLLRFSESSKEGGITFTWVEKDISGKTQIQSVEPYTKQQLNNMSFAEIIMGYKIMDATNILVSPLVYLYPDIPKEEAFGKYCRSESQEHSEATDSGSAAPYLKTKFICVTPTSFSNTIDLPMSPRTLDSLMQFGNSSEGAESNAGGQFESLTFDMELTPECASSPM